The Coccidioides posadasii str. Silveira chromosome 3, complete sequence genome contains a region encoding:
- a CDS encoding uncharacterized protein (EggNog:ENOG410PNTW~COG:B,K) has translation MVIDLTADTTSEEEQTSYPFKAIGTSLRTSQLLLTAFTQPGERNITNGKRELFAPKQTRESLLELDIAAARFSSSETESFCSTQKRRRDEEDSPASSLPPHHGLSQHYLVNDVQRCMSVMYMKAKEGKRSATKLPRATRTFRPGKPANHTALDLQNLYIEKLLSIDGPPVYFACNRATRDVDFNFEFVSCYKMHKGVTPVDASFHAGCSCFAEKCDLNICTCPSQEEGSDQRIVPYKVGDNGAVVLREDFMERMSMIYECSMLCSCSSTCMNRVVERGRRVRLEIFETRNRGFGKCSAMNLTA, from the exons ATGGTGATAGACCTGACCGCTGACACAACTTCTGAGGAAGAGCAAACTTCTTATCCCTTTAAG GCAATTGGCACTTCGCTGCGTACCTCGCAGCTACTTCTAACTGCCTTCACACAACCAGGAGAAAGAAACATCACAAACGGAAAGCGTGAATTGTTTGCTCCAAAGCAGACCCGTGAAAGTCTTCTGGAACTGGACATCGCCGCTGCAAGATTCTCGAGTTCTGAAACAGAGAGCTTCTGCAGCACCCAAAAACGACGCCGGGATGAAGAGGActccccagcatcttcgCTGCCCCCTCACCATGGGTTATCTCAGCATTACTTGGTCAATGACGTCCAGAGATGCATGTCCGTTATGTATATGAAAGCTAAAGAGGGCAAACGTAGCGCAACTAAACTTCCCCGTGCTACACGGACATTTCGACCTGGCAAGCCCGCGAACCACACGGCTCTCGACTTGCAAAATCTTTATATCGAAAAGCTTTTGTCAATAGATGGCCCCCCGGTCTATTTTGCCTGCAATCGCGCAACCCGCGACGTTGATTTCAATTTCGAATTCGTCAGTTGCTACAAAATGCATAAGGGTGTCACCCCAGTGGATGCTAGTTTCCATGCCGGTTGCAGCTGTTTCGCAGAAAAATGTGATTTGAATATATGCACTTGTCCTTCGCAAGAGGAGGGGTCGGACCAAAGAATTGTGCCATACAAAGTTGGCGATAATGGCGCCGTTGTTTTACGAGAAGATTTCATGGAGCGAATGTCCATGATCTATGAGTGTTCTATGTTGTGTAGCTGCAGCTCGACTTGTATGAATCGAGTTGTTGAGAGAGGACGAAGAGTCAGGCTTGAAATATTTGAAACTCGGAATCGAGGCTTTGGTAAGTGCAGTGCTATGAATCTAACAGCATAA
- the KIN1 gene encoding serine/threonine-protein kinase KIN2 (EggNog:ENOG410PFZJ~COG:T~BUSCO:1282at33183) — MSTAASQASPVVVRNPATQHPHPSYRPPAADTPQRTRTSGGGAAQYSHSQSRSGSRSYGHDRSASNKGPPSGHPRREYESLKAATAPRSASRDRTQEPNLPYRTDSRVHRRQSSKPTYSRNSTDMTGPSSGVADGYGSVHTSHHPPNGSGITNQTRRRTTITASSGQWALGKTIGAGSMGKVKLAKNVETGEQVAVKIIPRHSTEEHRSTRESERADRSKEIRTAREAAIVTLLNHPYVCGMRDVVRTNHHWYMFFEYVNGGQMLDYIISHGKLKEKQARKFARQIASALDYCHKNNIVHRDLKIENILISKTGDIKIIDFGLSNLFSPKGQLKTFCGSLYFAAPELLQARQYTGPEVDVWSFGIVLYVLVCGKVPFDDQSMPQLHAKIKRGVVEYPQGLSSDCRNIISRMLVTDPKQRASLTEIMNHPWMTKGFSGPPENYLPHRDPLQLPLDSEVIRRMTGFDFGPPEFISAQLTKVIESEDYQSAVRAFVKEHHTPNPVNDKKRGVFDFYKRRNSTSKDTLSNTSLEAMPHGLDPANGYHPLIAVYNLVKEKLNREKQEVHPGGLAIPHSPGEAPVKFPDISAPEAAHTNQRSYEIPGERDTGGRSRPRARTHGDDEISEGIKNLKLAKPSGPASPAIVTPQIEQPPRKENAAVGLLRRLSTRRTRDKGRGEKTTAHHAQALNVQSPDSLPPPRKSFSMRRTRRGEASPATIHHGGSQPQQQEVSRGELSSRAINLLGRSTSVNSADFRSRKNPSRGGTDTLSPATAHDPPLTSGSDRSSLNVQRSKASDNANSDSRSGYKPQTLRTKSLGHARRESIQARRARREEAREANVPEETDAELAQASTSIENGTTAEESLKPVYLKGLFSVSTTSNKPLPFIRSDIIRVLRQLGVEYVEIRGGFSCRHAPSIDLKRVIDVRPPSPEQQGMVAGHRRKISFGGLRGHEREENKDDAKSQQRSSRRHADQSFISNSDGSEDYAANREHNAGERVLGETTTRVQSDTGENLVLRFEILIVKVPLFSLHGIQFKKVSGGMWQYREMAKKILDALRL, encoded by the exons ATGTCCACAGCAGCATCGCAAGCTTCTCCAGTCGTAGTTCGCAATCCTGCTACTCAACACCCGCATCCATCCTATCGACCTCCTGCTGCTGACACCCCCCAAAGAACTCGCACCAGCGGTGGAGGGGCGGCACAATATTCTCATTCCCAGAGTCGTTCGGGCTCGCGATCTTACGGGCACGATCGTTCGGCGTCAAATAAAGGCCCTCCATCTGGCCACCCGCGACGCGAATACGAATCGCTCAAAGCCGCCACGGCTCCTCGCAGCGCATCCCGCGATCGCACTCAAGAACCCAATCTGCCATACCGGACTGATTCTCGTGTTCATCGTCGCCAGTCTTCCAAACCTACATACTCTCGGAATAGTACCGACATGACCGGCCCAAGTTCCGGAGTAGCCGATGGATATGGTTCTGTGCATACGTCTCATCATCCGCCAAACGGGTCTGGTATCACCAACCAGACGAGACGACGCACTACAATCACTGCTTCATCGGGCCAATGGGCTTTAGGCAAAACGATTGGGGCTGGGAGCATGGGAAAGGTGAAACTTGCTAAAAACGTAGAGACTGGTGAACAG GTTGCCGTAAAGATCATACCGAGACATTCCACCGAAGAACATAGAAGCACTCGGGAGAGTGAACGCGCAGACCGCTCGAAGGAGATTCGAACAGCAAGAGAAGCGGCAATAGTCACTCTATTGAACCATCCTTATGTGTGCGGAATGCGCGATGTTGTGCGAACGAATCATCACTGGTACATGTTTTTCGAGTATGTGAATGGTGGCCAGATGTTGGACTACATAATTTCGCACGGAAAgttaaaagaaaagcaagCACGCAAATTTGCTCGCCAGATTGCGAGTGCTCTTGATTACTGTCACAAGAATAACATTGTACACCGAGATTTGAAGATcgagaatatcttgatcagcAAAACTGGGGACATTAAAATCATCGATTTTGGTCTGAGCAACCTCTTTTCTCCAAAAGGCCAGCTCAAAACATTTTGTGGAAGTTTATACTTTGCGGCTCCTGAACTGCTTCAGGCTCGACAATACACTGGTCCCGAAGTTGATGTCTGGAGCTTCGGGATTGTTCTATACGTGTTGGTGTGTGGCAAGGTGCCGTTCGACGATCAGAGCATGCCGCAACTCCATGCAAAAATCAAAAGGGGCGTGGTAGAATACCCGCAAGGGCTTTCATCTG ATTGCCGAAATATCATCTCCCGAATGCTTGTTACCGACCCCAAGCAACGGGCTAGCTTGACTGAGATCATGAACCACCCTTGGATGACAAAAGGATTTAGTGGGCCACCCGAAAACTACCTTCCGCACCGCGATCCACTACAGCTCCCGCTAGATTCAGAAGTGATCCGTAGAATGACGGGATTTGATTTTGGGCCCCCAGAATTCATCTCTGCCCAACTCACCAAGGTGATTGAATCAGAGGATTACCAAAGTGCTGTTCGTGCGTTTGTTAAGGAGCACCATACTCCGAATCCTGTGAACGACAAAAAAAGAGGCGTATTCGATTTCTATAAACGCCGAAACTCGACCAGCAAAGACACGCTTTCCAACACCTCGCTCGAAGCAATGCCCCATGGTCTCGATCCAGCTAATGGCTACCACCCACTTATTGCTGTTTATAATCTTGTCAAGGAAAAGCTTAACAGAGAGAAACAGGAGGTGCATCCTGGTGGCTTGGCTATCCCACATAGCCCGGGCGAGGCACCCGTTAAATTCCCCGATATCTCAGCACCTGAGGCTGCCCATACAAACCAAAGATCATATGAAATTCCTGGAGAGAGGGATACTGGGGGGAGGTCCCGGCCAAGAGCTCGGACACACGGCGACGACGAGATATCCGAAGGGATCAAAAACCTCAAACTTGCCAAACCTTCGGGCCCAGCTTCCCCTGCCATCGTTACCCCGCAGATTGAGCAACCCCCAAGGAAGGAAAATGCAGCTGTTGGTTTACTACGACGCTTGAGCACTAGAAGAACCCGTGATAAGGGCCGTGGCGAGAAAACCACTGCCCATCATGCGCAAGCTTTGAATGTACAGTCACCAGATAGTCTTCCTCCACCGCGGAAGAGTTTTAGTATGAGAAGGACTAGACGAGGGGAAGCTTCACCTGCTACTATTCACCACGGGGGAAGTCAGCCTCAGCAACAAGAGGTTTCCCGTGGGGAGCTATCTTCCAGAGCTATTAATCTACTGGGAAGGTCTACCAGCGTTAATTCGGCAGATTTTAGAAGCCGAAAGAATCCCAGCCGAGGAGGAACAGATACTCTCTCTCCAGCAACCGCACATGATCCGCCATTGACAAGTGGCTCAGATCGGTCGAGCCTAAACGTTCAAAGATCCAAAGCATCCGATAACGCCAACTCGGATTCTAGGTCAGGGTACAAGCCTCAGACGTTGAGAACAAAGTCTTTAGGCCATGCCAGACGCGAAAGTATTCAGGCTCGGAGGGCTCGCCGAGAGGAAGCGAGGGAAGCCAATGTACCTGAAGAAACCGATGCTGAGCTGGCGCAGGCAAGCACCAGCATCGAGAATGGCACTACCGCCGAGGAGTCCCTCAAGCCTGTGTATCTCAAGGGTCTTTTCAGCGTGTCTACAACGAGTAACAAACCATTACCGTTTATCCGATCTGATATCATCCGAGTCCTGAGACAGCTGGGCGTTGAATACGTTGAAATCAGAGGCGGATTCAGTTGTCGACACGCTCCCAGTATAGATCTGAAGCGTGTTATCGATGTGCGCCCACCAAGCCCAGAGCAGCAGGGCATGGTCGCGGGCCACCGTCGTAAAATCAGCTTTGGAGGTCTTCGTGGGCACGAACGtgaagagaataaagatgatGCCAAGAGTCAACAACGGTCCTCTCGGCGACATGCTGATCAAAGCTTCATCAGTAACTCGGATGGATCCGAGGACTATGCCGCCAACCGTGAACACAATGCTGGAGAACGCGTGTTAGGCGAAACAACGACTAGGGTACAGAGTGATACCGGCGAAAACTTAGTACTTCGATTTGAAATTCTCATCGTCAAGGTTCCTCTCTTCTCGCTTCATGGAATTCAGTTTAAAAAGGTATCTGGGGGGATGTGGCAGTACCGGGAAATGGCTAAAAAGATTCTTGATGCCTTGAGACTCTAA
- a CDS encoding uncharacterized protein (EggNog:ENOG410PHY6~COG:A~BUSCO:3273at33183), which yields MSFKRSRDVFEEDSLQSSHSPFVFYGTPLPAADRQSRDDGSYVPVWKQEVTDERGRKRLHGAFTGGFSAGYFNTVGSKEGWTPSTYISSRLDRAKDRKQPVQQRPEDFMDEEDLREAEEARKLHTTDEFAGFGSTATDPNRKAGLMDIFRVSGETMGVKLLKRMGWKEGQGVGPKVRRRANLHDGVDDSDQTYLFAPENSPMISFDRKDDYKGIGFQRESRLQYSSRSKREIRSDDEDGGAGTFSGPNLSLGKMAANKKHKFPKRGGFGVGILNDTGSDEEDPYEMGPQLSYNRVLVDDRKSKESRPAIRSSNPLLDKKPVFISKKAAAEKAKPGFRKCYDGRFPIDGFLLGNRMSALSLSTDAIKYAPPEVPADWKSSKLQSVASDVAGYISVAEAAKSSTLDPKSRAAILGEAQLPGKSVFDYITPEGREKLVKITGRTDLPPALGEGPPKGFERSESQKQRDLWNLVPRLDKETAIQALNRGASGWMPYSEDKSKRDRYRAFLEIQAGLTDNFPPKCPGASTDDWLNELNEFARAAEVFKPMSGLMASRFTSSTSSTLSPSNGADPSGPLLRKTEKKPEDPAEAAAKLGMYGPMTRITLQFSPTRLLYKRFNLRYAPSRTDSGSGNDNAKETAEMVKERNLELVSKDTMNKLMMESQNNVSSIHLGKLPQDQPLPELIKKPIDPDRNEVLEAERPGDAVFKAIFGSDDEDGDSFD from the exons ATGTCATTTAAAAGATCACGGGATGTGTTTGAAGAGGACTCTCTTCAGTCGTCGCATTctccttttgttttttatGGCACCCCATTGCCGGCTGCGGATCGCCAATCCCGGGATGATGGCTCGTACGTCCCAGTTTGGAAACAAGAAGTGACTGATGAACGCGGCCGGAAACGGCTCCACGGTGCATTTACTGGTGGATTCAGCGCAGG GTATTTTAATACTGTGGGTTCGAAGGAAGGATGGACACCTTCAACGTACATCTCCTCACGTCTGGATCGCGCAAAGGACCGAAAACAGCCGGTCCAACAGCGTCCCGAAGATTTCATGGACGAAGAAGACCTTCGCGAAGCTGAAGAGGCACGGAAGCTGCACACTACAGACGAGTTTGCCGGTTTTGGGTCAACAGCAACGGATCCGAATAGGAAGGCTGGCCTTATGGATATATTTAGAGTGAGCGGGGAAACTATGGGAGTGAAACTTCTGAAAAGGATGGGCTGGAAAGAAGGCCAGGGAGTCGGGCCAAAAGTCAGGCGAAGGGCCAATTTACACGACGGAGTTGATGATAGTGATCAGACCTACCTCTTTGCCCCCGAAAATTCGCCGATGATATCGTTTGATCGGAAAGATGACTATAAAGGAATTGGTTTTCAAAGAGAATCTCGGTTACAATATTCGTCAAGGTCGAAGCGGGAAATAAGGTCGGACGATGAAGATGGTGGCGCAGGGACGTTCAGCGGCCCAAATCTGTCACTAGGTAAAATGGCAGCTAATAAAAAACACAAGTTTCCAAAACGAGGTGGGTTTGGGGTTGGCATACTCAATGACACAGGCTCAGATGAGGAAGATCCCTACGAAATGGGGCCCCAACTTTCTTATAATAGAGTCCTCGTGGATGACcgaaaatcaaaagaatcgAGACCTGCGATCAGGTCCTCCAACCCTCTCTTAGACAAAAAGCCTGTTTTTATTTCGAAAAAGGCAGCAGCAGAGAAAGCAAAACCGGGGTTTCGAAAATGCTACGATGGTCGCTTTCCAATTGATGGTTTCCTGCTGGGGAATCGCATGTCGGCGTTGTCTCTATCCACGGATGCCATTAAATATGCACCTCCCGAGGTTCCTGCAGACTGGAAATCCTCTAAACTGCAGTCTGTTGCCAGCGATGTTGCTGGCTATATATCAGTAGCAGAGGCCGCAAAATCCTCAACCCTGGACCCTAAATCAAGAGCCGCCATTCTTGGTGAAGCCCAGCTTCCCGGGAAGTCGGTATTCGATTATATAACGCCTGAGGGCCGGGAGAAACTGGTGAAAATCACGGGGAGGACCGACCTACCACCCGCTTTAGGCGAAGGGCCACCCAAAGGTTTCGAGAGGTCGGAGTCTCAAAAACAAAGAGACTTGTGGAATCTTGTTCCCCGTCTTGACAAAGAAACTGCGATACAAGCACTTAACCGTGGTGCCAGTGGGTGGATGCCTTACTCGGAGGACAAGTCCAAGCGAGATCGCTATCGCGCATTCCTTGAGATTCAAGCTGGGTTGACGGACAACTTTCCACCTAAATGCCCAGGAGCGTCAACTGATGATTGGTTAAATGAGCTTAATGAATTCGCCCGCGCAGCAGAAGTGTTCAAACCCATGTCTGGATTGATGGCTTCTCGGTTTACTTCGTCTACTTCCAGTACCCTTTCCCCGTCCAATGGCGCAGATCCATCAGGGCCGTTACTCAGAAAAACAGAGAAGAAACCAGAAGACCCGGCAGAAGCGGCCGCAAAGTTGGGAATGTATGGTCCGATGACCAGGATAACCCTGCAATTCTCCCCGACGCGGCTGCTGTATAAACGATTCAACCTTCGATATGCTCCAAGCAGGACAGATTCTGGTTCCGGCAACGATAATGCCAAGGAGACGGCAGAAATGGTGAAGGAGCGCAATCTCGAGCTCGTTTCCAAAGATACCATGAATAAACTGATGATGGAATCCCAAAATAATGTATCCAGCATTCACCTAGGGAAGCTGCCGCAGGACCAGCCTCTTCCGGAGTTAATTAAGAAACCGATTGACCCGGACCGCAATGAGGTGCTGGAAGCTGAGCGTCCTGGTGATGCTGTATTCAAAGCCATATTTGGTAGCGATGATGAAGACGGCGATAGCTTTGACTAA
- a CDS encoding uncharacterized protein (EggNog:ENOG410PNST~COG:O) — MGCCLSRDPSGFPHAAHADQGQHAESFQGTNPATEGAGPNTPGLSRSLSRSRSNASTSRPPHSTRRRHQAVALSEHYNQPIRLHVWRSKRRAWSKAQIDRERQEFFDTRVTGRPEVWAALKLAISLMRSGDLPTAQSIIDAAGVTVPTGDLCDGCYDENGALYRLPQVIVSDPSNIVDARGGEEDMRSGEADDEVTNTKLAMDIDSDDELEEDIEDKREEKGKRNERDMIKVCARLSDRGSPDLTIEIGKDQSVGVLVRKIQSGAALTGQHRLRIAYLGKILKENETLLSQGWKEGHLVNALVLQRSS; from the exons ATG GGCTGCTGCTTGTCGCGAGACCCTTCTGGCTTCCCGCATGCTGCTCATGCCGACCAAGGCCAGCACGCCGAATCCTTTCAAGGCACCAATCCCGCTACTGAAGGAGCTGGTCCAAACACCCCAGGCTTAAGCCGGTCTCTATCTCGCTCTCGCTCCAATGCCTCTACCTCTCGTCCGCCACATTCGACTCGCCGTCGCCACCAGGCTGTTGCTCTGAGCGAACACTATAACCAACCGATCCGCCTTCATGTCTGGCGCAGCAAGCGTCGCGCATGGTCGAAAGCTCAGATAGATCGCGAACGTCAAGAATTTTTTGACACCCGAGTGACCGGGAGACCCGAAGTATGGGCGGCATTGAAACTAGCAATCTCGCTCATGAGAAGTGGTGATTTACCTACAGCACAGAGCATTATTGATGCTGCTGGGGTGACTGTCCCGACAGGTGACCTTTGTGATGGCTGTTATGACGAAAATGGAGCATTGTATCGACTTCCTCAAGTTATCGTTTCAGATCCTTCAAACATTGTCGACGCGAGAGGCGGAGAGGAAGACATGCGAAGCGGTGAAGCTGACGACGAGGTTACAAATACCAAGCTGGCAATGGATATCGACTCGGACGACGAGCTAGAGGAAGATATTGAAGACAAACGCGAAGAAAAGGGGAAGAGAAATGAGAGAGATATGATCAAAGTCTGTGCAAGACTTAGCGATCGAGGTAGTCCTGACTTGACTATTGAGATTGGCAAAGATCAATCGGTCGGCGTCCTGGTGCGAAAGATACAGAGCGGGGCAGCG CTCACGGGCCAGCACAGACTTCGAATCGCATACTTAGGCAAGATATTGAAAGAGAACGAAACGCTGCTTTCCCAGGGATGGAAAGAAGGCCATCTCGTGAATGCACTCGTCCTACAGCGCTCTTCTTAA
- a CDS encoding uncharacterized protein (EggNog:ENOG410PH7N~COG:A~BUSCO:10586at33183), whose amino-acid sequence MTDVQQSPFLRELTSSDRRTREKALDSLTLFLKSRRDLQLIDLLKIWKGLFFCMYHCDRPLNQQSLSRSLSYTLVPSLPGQILQPFLRAFWITMSRDFHSLDRLRLDKYLYLIRCYVGVAFEIFIKKGLKARKQGIQKTTGKEEKINSKNSKKRKRTDDDEEQVDNWADLETYLDLLQEGPLCPINFNSKQSDSSAMPKGPDGIRYHIMDIWLDELEKCATDAVEDDENADVAEEDLPRTKLKDGVPMELILRPIERLKEKSPNKTVRKRAAETLEDGRLVMWGVKELKGIEDSDEDEEGWGGIED is encoded by the exons ATGACAGACGTACAGCAGTCTCCGTTTTTAAGGGAACTCACGTCGAGTG ATCGACGGACCCGTGAGAAAGCCCTCGACTCGTTAACATTATTCCTGAAAAGCCGTCGCGATTTGCAGTTGATTGATCTTTTAAAGATATGGAAGGGCTTATTCTTTT GTATGTACCATTGCGATCGACCTCTAAACCAGCAATCTCTCTCCCGTTCACTCTCATACACACTCGTACCCAGTCTACCTGGGCAAATCCTACAACCTTTCCTCCGTGCATTTTGGATAACGATGTCGAGAGACTTCCATTCCCTGGACCGACTCAGACTAGACAAGTACCTGTATCTAATACGTTGTTATGTGGGTGTTGCCTTTGAGATATTCATTAAAAAGGGCCTCAAAGCTAGAAAACAAGGGATTCAGAAGACCACGGGAAAGGAGGAGAAAATCAATAGCAAAAACAgcaaaaagaggaaaagaacgGACGATGACGAAGAACAAGTGGATAATTGGGCTGATTTGGAAACTTATCTCGACCTGCTTCAAGAAGGCCCACTGTGTCCCATCAATTTTAATAGCAAGCAGTCGGACTCCTCAGCCATGCCAAAAGGTCCGGACGGCATCCGCTATCATATTATGGACATTTGGCTCGATGAGCTTGAAAAATGCGCCACCGATGCCGTtgaggatgatgagaatGCCGATGTCGCTGAAGAGGATTTGCCGAGAACAAAACTGAAGGATGGGGTACCAATGGAGCTGATACTTCGACCTATTGAGCGTTTAAAGGAGAAGAGTCCAAATAAGACAGTTCGGAAGAGGGCAGCGGAGACTCTTGAAGATGGCCGATTAGTGATGTGGGGTGTGAAAGAGTTAAAAGGGATAGAAGATTCTGACGAGGATGAGGAAGGGTGGGGAGGGATAGAGGATTAG
- the LCB4 gene encoding sphinganine kinase lcb4 (EggNog:ENOG410PI8C~COG:I,T~BUSCO:5486at33183): MTLSSLLDCDRSPDGYSSSEEEQLQRVDIGKDSVLAVGPKTLLILTAKSLVIADENAKKKDSRSCCSPYWCSGKLQRLSIPYFNVLWADVSHEYITIKYAESTSNDDVSVASVYYPVDPAHKSKTKQWLEELMNAAYGKAQREKKVKVLINPFGGKGRAQKLYSREVEPVFAAAQCEVDVEITTHQGHAVEIAQNIDLQAYDVIAPASGDGVAYEVFNGLGKRADAGEALRSLAVAHIPCGSGNAMSWNLYGTGSPSMAALCIVKGLRTPLDLVSITQGDRRTLSFLSQSFGIIAESDLGTDHIRWMGSARFTYGFLVRLFGKTVYPCDLAVKVEIGDKDDIKDHYRAGLEQKSSHSPRGSKSETVGLPPLRHGTVADPLPDDWELITHDKMGNFYAGNMGYMAPDANFFPTALPNDGMLDLITIRGDISRLTALQMLMAVENGTLFDMPEVHVQKVSGYRIIPREREDGYISIDGEKVPFEPFQAEVHKGLGTAISKSGHRYQTPEIR; the protein is encoded by the exons ATGACGCTCAGTAGTTTGCTTGATTGCGATCGCTCGCCAGATGGATACTCGTCGTCTGAAGAGGAACAGCTGCAGCGTGTGGATATAGGGAAAGATTCTGTCCTTGCTGTTGGACCGAAAACATTGTTGATTTTGACCGCTAAGTCTCTTGTCATCGCTG ATGAAAACGCGAAGAAAAAGGATTCCCGTAGCTGCTGTTCCCCATATTGGTGCT CTGGGAAATTGCAAAGACTATCTATTCCGTATTTTAACGTCTTATGGGCGGACGTATCCCACGAGTACATCACCATAAAATATGCAGAATCAACCTCAAACGACGATGTCTCAGTTGCGTCAGTGTACTACCCAGTTGATCCGGCGCACAAATCGAAAACTAAACAATGGCTCGAGGAGCTTATGAACGCGGCTTACGGGAAAGCACAGCGCgaaaagaaagtcaaagTGCTTATAAATCCGTTCGGAGGGAAAGGTCGAGCTCAAAAGCTGTATTCCAGGGAGGTTGAGCCTGTATTCGCAGCAGCACAATGCGAAGTTGATGTTGAAATAACTACTCATCAGGGTCATGCGGTAGAGATTGCACAGAATATTGACCTTCAAGCGTATGATGTGATTGCGCCTGCATCTGGTGATGGTGTTGCCTACGAAGTTTTTAACGGATTGGGTAAAAGAGCTGATGCTGGCGAAGCACTCCGCAGTCTTGCGGTAGCCCATATTCCATGTGGATCCGGAAATGCAATGAGCTGGAATCTTTACGGTACGGGTTCTCCGAGCATGGCTGCACTTTGTATCGTTAAGGGTTTGAGAACTCCCTTAGATCTCGTCTCCATCACACAAGGAGATAGAAGAACGCTGTCGTTTCTGTCGCAGTCATTTGGTATAATTGCTGAGAGCGACCTTGGAACGGACCATATCCGATGGATGGGTAGCGCTCGCTTCACATATGGATTTCTAGTTCGGCTTTTTGGGAAAACAGTGTATCCGTGTGACCTTGCTGTCAAAGTTGAAATTGGCGATAAAGACGACATCAAGGATCATTATCGAGCCGGGTTGGAACAAAAGTCTTCTCATTCACCCCGAGGTTCTAAATCTGAAACCGTTGGACTCCCGCCTCTCCGGCACGGTACGGTCGCTGATCCCCTCCCTGACGATTGGGAGCTTATCACGCACGACAAAATGGGTAACTTTTATGCTGGAAACATGGGATATATGGCACCAGATGCCAATTTCTTCCCAACTGCGCTACCAAATGATGGGATGCTCGATTTGATAACAATTCGCGGCGATATTTCTCGGCTAACTGCGCTTCAGATGCTTATGGCTGTTGAAAATGGTACGCTGTTTGACATGCCTGAAGTACACGTCCAGAAGGTTTCCGGCTATAGGATTATTCCCCGGGAAAGGGAGGATGGCTATATTAGTATCGATGGGGAGAAAGTGCCATTTGAGCCTTTTCAAGCGGAAGTCCATAAAGGACTCGGGACCGCTATTTCGAAATCCGGCCACAGGTACCAAACACCGGAAATCCGGTGA